The Vibrio sp. SNU_ST1 genome has a segment encoding these proteins:
- a CDS encoding HNH endonuclease codes for MLDLDLREFSALVEGITSSPPKKLVSISFEPVDYSRVLENYQHARVIGEFDKEVSVYNDLFHYDGHGVIVYIKEHVDLELVTKDPYTHGKKYHLTNCSTVQIEKKQNRFGRFVALQYTNELMPISDSKGKQAEAMLCVCKSCMRELKFRPYLLAKGESEKERICREFDLVEFLKRRDCYFPDEYLPIRLAEYSSFSYAGNWREMSISYRASQQYCCEQCRVSLVTRKTLLHTHHIDGVKSNNSVRNLMALCKECHSKQPNHGNIKLSEEELSGLKELRCART; via the coding sequence ATGCTGGATTTGGATTTGAGAGAGTTTAGTGCCCTCGTTGAAGGAATTACTTCTTCACCGCCCAAAAAGTTAGTATCGATAAGCTTTGAGCCTGTCGATTATTCGAGAGTATTAGAAAACTATCAGCACGCGCGAGTGATCGGAGAATTTGATAAAGAGGTCTCCGTTTACAACGACTTATTTCATTACGATGGACATGGAGTAATTGTTTATATAAAGGAGCATGTTGATCTGGAACTTGTAACTAAAGACCCCTATACGCATGGAAAAAAATACCATTTAACTAATTGCTCTACAGTCCAAATCGAAAAAAAACAGAATCGATTTGGTCGATTTGTTGCGTTGCAATATACCAACGAGCTTATGCCAATTTCTGATAGTAAGGGGAAACAAGCTGAAGCCATGCTTTGCGTGTGTAAGTCGTGTATGAGGGAGTTAAAATTCAGACCTTATTTGTTAGCGAAAGGTGAGAGTGAAAAGGAACGTATTTGTCGCGAGTTTGATCTTGTTGAGTTTTTAAAAAGACGTGATTGCTACTTTCCCGATGAATATCTACCGATAAGGCTCGCTGAATACAGTTCATTCTCTTATGCGGGGAATTGGCGCGAGATGAGCATTAGCTATAGAGCGAGCCAGCAATACTGCTGTGAGCAATGTAGAGTCTCTTTAGTAACGCGTAAAACGTTGCTGCATACCCATCATATCGATGGTGTGAAGTCGAATAATTCTGTTAGAAATCTGATGGCACTTTGCAAGGAGTGCCACAGTAAACAACCTAACCACGGCAATATAAAGCTTTCAGAGGAAGAGTTGTCTGGCCTGAAAGAACTAAGGTGCGCACGTACTTAG
- a CDS encoding OmpA family protein, whose amino-acid sequence MHQDLFSPDAESSESSHWLSVSDLMAGLMVIFLLISVALMNRIDVEKRVIKAMDITISEAQVRIHQALEKEFTQDFDKWQVELAADKSLSIDFYAKPYHFVSSESELSPALLSTLKVFFPRYINVLEQYQDDIQAIQIEGHTSSYWEGLNSFEAYKQNMMLSQNRASAVFEKVVNFDGILEQHGSWVMKKLAALGYGPAQLRFHATGKEDSSRSRRVSFKVITKSEIKAKEILEKL is encoded by the coding sequence ATGCATCAAGATTTATTTAGTCCAGACGCAGAAAGTTCAGAATCGAGTCATTGGCTCTCGGTATCTGATCTAATGGCAGGTTTGATGGTGATCTTCTTGCTTATTAGTGTCGCCTTGATGAATCGTATTGATGTGGAAAAACGCGTGATAAAGGCAATGGACATAACTATTAGTGAAGCCCAAGTTCGTATTCACCAAGCTCTAGAAAAGGAATTCACGCAAGATTTCGATAAATGGCAAGTGGAGCTTGCGGCGGATAAATCGCTTAGTATTGATTTTTATGCTAAACCCTATCACTTTGTATCTTCAGAATCCGAATTATCTCCCGCTTTACTGAGTACTCTGAAAGTGTTCTTCCCTCGTTACATTAATGTGCTAGAGCAATACCAAGATGATATTCAAGCAATTCAGATTGAAGGACATACTTCTTCTTATTGGGAGGGTTTGAACTCATTTGAGGCATACAAACAGAATATGATGTTATCTCAGAATAGAGCGAGTGCTGTATTCGAAAAGGTAGTGAACTTTGACGGGATATTGGAGCAGCATGGCAGTTGGGTGATGAAAAAGCTCGCGGCATTAGGTTATGGGCCTGCTCAACTTCGTTTTCATGCAACTGGTAAAGAAGATTCAAGTCGTTCTCGAAGAGTGTCATTTAAGGTCATAACTAAATCGGAAATCAAAGCCAAAGAGATTTTGGAGAAGCTATAA
- a CDS encoding type I restriction endonuclease subunit R has product MSLQFTEAKLEQAIIELLGEQGYPHVVGEQIAREDKEQVLFLDDLRRYLANQYRGDGITESEIDTIVRMISTLPASDLYHSNKTFCQWLTNGFLFKREDRSKKDLYIELIDTRHLAQALRLMFVPLLENKSKSDNTDRKVAEGKVTYLETNRLDPTDTNIYKIVNQLEIEGVDEQVRIPDGILYVNGLPLVVFEFKSAVREKDATIFDAWKQICVRYRRDIPRLFVYNAMCIISDGVNNKMGNLFAPYEFFYAWRKVTGNESTEKEGINSLYTMIAGLFNQTRLLDVVKNFVFFPDTSKKEIKICCRYPQYYAARKLYYNIDKERKPYGSGKGGTYFGATGCGKSFTMQFLSRLLMKSIDFESPTIVLITDRNDLDDQLSKQFCNASDYIGDEMVVPVKSRQDLRDKLQGIKSGGVFLTTIHKFTEDIELLSERTNIICISDEAHRSQVNLDKKVVIKYQDGIAVDVKETYGFAKYLHDSLPSATYVGFTGTPIDATLDVFGDPVDSYTMTESVNDEITVRIVYEGRAAKVILDNSKLEEVEKYYQACAEAGTNEHQIEESKKASANMNAILGDPDRIEALAKDFVAHYEGRVKEGSTIKGKAMFVCASREIAFDFYKQVKILKPEWFEEKLSIDGVELTEKEKEELKPLAMVQMVMTRGKDDDPDQYSLLGAKEYRKSLDQQFKNPKSNFKIAIVVDMWLTGFDVPELDTIYIDKPLQKHNLIQTISRVNRKFEGKAKGLVVDYIGIKSRMNQALAMYSKADETNFEDIRFSVIEVKNHLDLLRQMFHKFDTSGYYTGEPCKQLECLNQSAEYILQTKKGETRFMALVGRMKAAYDVCCGSELLSQQERDQIHFYIAVRSIIFKLTKGDAPDTAQMNKRVRELVAEALRADGVEEIFTIGDEHAEAIDIFDEDYLARINKIKLPNTKIQLLQKLLEKAISDFKKVNQLQGMNFSKRFQSLVEQYNERRENDVLNGEEFDTFSQEMTDIIFDIVKEMGSFEDLGIDLEEKAFLDILNHMRKKYDFTYDDDKMLELAKEMKTTVDNVAQYPDWAGRDDIKAKLKVDLILLLHKYGFPPVANDDVYKGVLEQAENYKKNG; this is encoded by the coding sequence ATGAGCTTACAATTTACTGAAGCCAAACTCGAACAAGCCATTATTGAGCTATTGGGTGAGCAAGGCTACCCACACGTAGTGGGTGAACAAATAGCGCGTGAAGACAAAGAGCAAGTACTCTTCTTAGATGACTTACGTCGCTACCTTGCCAATCAGTACCGAGGCGATGGTATAACAGAGAGCGAAATCGACACCATTGTTCGTATGATCTCAACGTTGCCTGCCAGTGATTTGTACCATAGCAATAAAACCTTCTGCCAATGGCTAACGAATGGCTTCTTGTTTAAGCGTGAAGATCGCTCAAAGAAAGACCTCTATATTGAGTTAATCGATACAAGACATTTGGCACAAGCTTTACGCCTAATGTTTGTGCCGTTGCTAGAGAATAAATCTAAATCAGATAATACTGATAGAAAAGTTGCTGAAGGTAAGGTTACGTACTTAGAAACAAATCGGCTAGACCCGACTGACACTAATATCTATAAAATCGTCAATCAGTTAGAGATTGAGGGTGTCGATGAACAAGTTCGAATCCCTGATGGCATCCTTTATGTGAACGGCTTACCGCTGGTGGTGTTTGAATTCAAAAGTGCCGTGCGAGAGAAAGACGCGACCATTTTTGATGCATGGAAGCAAATCTGCGTGCGTTATCGCCGTGATATTCCCAGGCTGTTCGTCTACAACGCGATGTGCATCATCAGCGATGGGGTGAACAACAAAATGGGCAACCTGTTTGCGCCGTATGAGTTCTTTTACGCGTGGCGCAAAGTAACGGGCAACGAGTCTACCGAAAAAGAGGGTATTAATTCCCTATACACCATGATTGCCGGGTTGTTTAACCAAACCAGATTACTTGATGTAGTGAAGAACTTTGTCTTCTTCCCTGACACCTCGAAGAAAGAGATCAAAATCTGTTGCCGTTATCCGCAGTACTACGCGGCGCGTAAGCTTTACTACAACATTGACAAAGAACGTAAGCCATACGGTAGTGGTAAAGGCGGTACTTACTTTGGTGCAACAGGGTGTGGTAAGAGCTTCACCATGCAGTTTCTATCTCGCCTATTGATGAAAAGCATCGATTTTGAAAGCCCAACCATTGTGCTTATTACCGACCGTAACGATCTCGATGACCAGCTTTCTAAACAGTTCTGTAATGCCTCGGATTACATTGGTGATGAGATGGTGGTGCCAGTTAAAAGCCGTCAAGATTTAAGAGACAAGCTACAAGGCATCAAAAGCGGTGGTGTATTTCTGACTACCATCCACAAGTTCACCGAAGACATCGAATTGCTTTCAGAGCGTACTAATATCATCTGTATTTCCGATGAAGCGCACCGTTCACAGGTCAACCTCGATAAGAAAGTTGTGATCAAATATCAAGATGGTATAGCCGTCGATGTGAAAGAGACATACGGCTTTGCTAAGTATCTGCACGATTCTCTACCAAGCGCGACTTACGTTGGTTTCACCGGAACACCGATCGATGCCACCCTTGATGTATTCGGTGATCCAGTAGACAGCTACACCATGACAGAATCTGTTAATGATGAAATTACGGTTCGTATTGTTTATGAAGGCCGAGCCGCTAAAGTCATTCTTGATAACAGCAAGCTTGAAGAGGTAGAGAAATACTACCAAGCGTGCGCAGAAGCGGGCACCAATGAACATCAGATAGAAGAGAGTAAGAAAGCTTCTGCCAATATGAACGCGATCCTTGGTGACCCTGATCGTATTGAAGCTTTGGCGAAAGACTTTGTTGCACATTATGAAGGGCGAGTTAAAGAAGGTTCCACGATAAAGGGCAAGGCGATGTTTGTCTGTGCGAGTCGTGAAATCGCGTTTGATTTTTATAAGCAAGTCAAAATATTAAAGCCAGAATGGTTCGAGGAAAAGCTATCAATTGATGGCGTCGAGCTGACAGAAAAGGAGAAAGAAGAGTTAAAACCACTTGCGATGGTGCAAATGGTGATGACGCGCGGTAAAGACGATGATCCTGATCAGTACAGCCTGCTAGGGGCAAAGGAATATCGAAAATCGCTCGACCAGCAGTTTAAGAACCCCAAGTCGAATTTCAAAATAGCTATTGTAGTCGACATGTGGCTAACAGGTTTTGACGTTCCCGAATTGGATACTATCTACATCGATAAGCCGTTGCAGAAACACAACCTGATTCAAACTATCTCACGTGTTAACCGTAAGTTTGAAGGCAAGGCGAAAGGGCTCGTTGTCGATTACATTGGTATCAAGTCACGTATGAATCAAGCCTTAGCGATGTATTCAAAGGCTGATGAGACTAACTTTGAAGATATTCGCTTTTCCGTTATTGAGGTGAAGAACCATCTCGATCTGTTAAGGCAGATGTTCCACAAGTTCGATACGTCCGGTTATTACACAGGAGAGCCGTGTAAGCAGCTAGAGTGCCTTAATCAGTCGGCAGAATACATCCTTCAAACCAAGAAAGGCGAAACTCGATTCATGGCTTTAGTCGGCCGTATGAAGGCGGCTTATGATGTTTGCTGTGGTAGTGAATTGTTATCTCAGCAAGAGCGCGACCAAATTCACTTCTATATCGCAGTACGCTCTATCATCTTTAAGCTAACCAAAGGTGATGCACCAGACACGGCACAAATGAATAAGCGTGTTCGTGAGTTAGTGGCAGAAGCACTTCGTGCCGACGGAGTAGAAGAGATCTTTACGATTGGTGATGAGCACGCCGAAGCTATCGATATTTTTGACGAAGATTACCTAGCCCGAATCAACAAGATTAAGCTACCTAACACCAAGATTCAGTTGCTTCAAAAGCTACTAGAGAAGGCGATAAGTGACTTTAAAAAGGTCAACCAGCTACAAGGTATGAACTTCTCTAAGCGCTTCCAATCGCTGGTGGAGCAGTATAACGAACGTCGTGAAAATGATGTGTTGAATGGCGAGGAGTTCGATACCTTCTCTCAAGAAATGACGGACATTATCTTTGATATCGTGAAAGAAATGGGCTCGTTTGAAGACTTAGGCATCGACCTAGAAGAGAAAGCGTTCCTCGATATCTTGAATCACATGCGCAAGAAATACGATTTCACTTACGACGATGACAAGATGCTCGAATTGGCGAAGGAGATGAAAACCACAGTAGACAATGTCGCCCAATATCCAGACTGGGCAGGGCGCGATGACATCAAAGCTAAGTTGAAAGTGGATTTAATCTTACTGCTACACAAATACGGCTTCCCACCAGTAGCCAATGATGATGTTTACAAAGGCGTGTTAGAACAGGCTGAGAATTATAAGAAGAATGGGTGA
- a CDS encoding restriction endonuclease subunit S, whose translation MGSEWKKAKLTEHYEIRSGLSKPAKDFGSGYPFLTFKNVFYNYFVPSELTELVQSTEKERAGCSVQRGDVFLTRTSETMNELGMSCVALKSYENSSFNGFCKRLRPKPESDLVPEYVGYYLRSPRFRNDMLAFSTMSTRASLNNDMIGRLDISYPSPESQRKVAHVLKSFDDKITINRQTNQTLEQMAQTLFKSWFVDFDPVKAKMNGEQPKGMDAATASLFPEKLVESELGLIPDGWDIVSIKDFGSVVCGKTPPKKNDEFYGGDVPFIKIPDTHGKVFITETTDTLTQAGDESQPKKRIPENSICVSCIATVGQVFITTKPSHTNQQINSVVPYDQNSLYYLLFKFKGLNKHFHDLASGGSATLNMNTSTFSKVALVRPTADLLEAFHKTVGGLMEKMLANQLENATLSELRDTLLPKLLSGEIDLENQQVEQAKALAG comes from the coding sequence ATGGGGAGTGAGTGGAAAAAAGCGAAGCTAACTGAGCATTATGAAATTCGTTCGGGTCTTTCTAAACCCGCGAAAGACTTCGGTTCTGGTTATCCATTCTTAACGTTTAAGAATGTGTTTTATAATTACTTTGTACCTTCTGAATTAACAGAACTTGTACAATCGACTGAAAAAGAGCGAGCAGGTTGTTCAGTTCAACGAGGTGATGTTTTTCTGACTCGTACTAGTGAGACCATGAATGAGCTAGGAATGAGTTGCGTTGCTCTAAAAAGCTATGAAAACTCGTCATTTAATGGGTTTTGCAAAAGACTACGTCCTAAGCCAGAGTCTGATTTAGTACCTGAGTATGTAGGTTATTATTTACGTAGCCCTAGATTCAGAAATGATATGTTGGCGTTTTCAACAATGTCGACCAGAGCTAGTCTTAATAACGATATGATCGGGCGTTTAGATATTTCTTACCCTTCTCCAGAGTCACAGAGAAAGGTCGCTCATGTTTTAAAATCATTTGATGACAAAATTACCATCAACCGTCAAACAAACCAAACCCTAGAGCAAATGGCACAAACGTTGTTTAAATCTTGGTTTGTCGATTTTGACCCAGTAAAAGCCAAAATGAATGGCGAACAGCCAAAAGGAATGGATGCAGCCACTGCCTCGCTTTTCCCAGAAAAGCTAGTTGAGTCTGAGTTAGGTTTGATTCCTGATGGGTGGGATATCGTATCCATAAAGGACTTTGGCTCAGTTGTTTGTGGTAAGACACCACCTAAGAAAAATGATGAGTTTTACGGTGGTGATGTGCCATTCATCAAGATTCCAGATACACACGGGAAAGTGTTCATTACTGAAACGACAGACACTCTGACGCAAGCAGGTGATGAATCGCAACCTAAAAAGCGCATACCGGAAAACAGTATTTGTGTGAGCTGTATAGCGACAGTTGGCCAAGTTTTTATAACAACAAAACCAAGCCATACAAATCAACAAATTAACTCTGTTGTTCCTTACGATCAGAACTCGCTCTACTACCTACTTTTTAAATTCAAGGGTTTGAATAAACACTTCCATGATTTGGCTAGTGGTGGTAGCGCAACATTAAACATGAACACAAGTACCTTTTCTAAGGTGGCTTTAGTTCGCCCCACGGCTGATTTGCTAGAAGCATTTCACAAAACCGTAGGTGGTTTAATGGAGAAAATGTTGGCGAATCAACTTGAGAATGCCACGTTATCAGAACTACGAGATACCTTGCTTCCTAAATTACTTTCGGGCGAAATCGATTTAGAAAATCAGCAAGTCGAACAAGCTAAAGCTCTGGCAGGGTAA
- a CDS encoding class I SAM-dependent DNA methyltransferase, with translation MAKAPVNKKPASKAKPVSKAKKATKGFEETLWDTANQLRGSVESSEYKHVVLSLVFLKFISDKFEARRQKMIDDGQEAFVEMKEFYQQDNIFFLPEDARWSFVKARAKQDDIAIIIDTALSTIEKNNPSLKDALPDNYFSRQGLEVKKLASLIDSIENIDTLANECDMSEEDLVGRVYEYFLGKFAATEGKGGGEFYTPKSVVTLLAEMLEPFQGKIYDPACGSGGMFVQSLKFIKEHEGRTKDIAIYGQELTSTTYKLAKMNLAIRGLSGNLGERAADTFFADQHKDLKADYIMANPPFNLKGWRNEAELTDDARFAGYRTPPTGNANYGWILHMLSKLSETGTAGFVLANGSMSSNTSGEGEIRQQLIENDRVECMIALPGQLFFTTQIPVCIWFITKDKTENTSKGFRNRQKETLFIDAREMGTMISRTNKELTKDDIALIADTYHAWRCDEAELKARIERGDGKVDKYQDKAGFSKSATIEDIKANDFVLTPGRYVGAADVEDDGIPFETKMSELSQTLYSQMNQSQELDQEIRRSLEALGYGE, from the coding sequence ATGGCAAAAGCACCCGTTAACAAGAAACCCGCTTCAAAAGCTAAGCCCGTATCAAAAGCTAAAAAAGCGACCAAAGGCTTTGAAGAGACCCTTTGGGATACCGCTAATCAGCTGCGTGGCAGTGTTGAGTCATCTGAATACAAACACGTGGTATTAAGCCTTGTGTTCTTAAAGTTCATCAGCGACAAGTTTGAAGCACGCCGTCAGAAGATGATAGACGACGGGCAAGAAGCTTTTGTTGAGATGAAAGAGTTCTACCAACAAGACAACATCTTCTTTTTACCAGAAGATGCGCGTTGGTCATTTGTTAAAGCACGCGCTAAGCAAGATGATATCGCTATCATCATTGATACCGCTTTATCGACTATCGAAAAAAACAACCCAAGCTTAAAAGACGCTTTGCCAGATAACTACTTCTCGCGCCAAGGTTTGGAAGTGAAAAAGCTGGCGTCGCTTATCGACAGCATTGAAAACATCGATACGTTAGCTAACGAATGTGACATGAGCGAAGAAGACTTAGTCGGTCGTGTTTACGAATACTTCCTAGGTAAGTTTGCAGCAACCGAAGGCAAAGGTGGTGGCGAGTTCTATACGCCTAAGTCAGTGGTAACACTGTTAGCTGAAATGCTAGAACCTTTCCAAGGCAAGATCTACGATCCGGCTTGTGGCTCCGGCGGTATGTTTGTTCAGTCTTTAAAGTTCATTAAAGAGCACGAAGGGCGTACCAAAGACATCGCTATTTATGGTCAAGAACTTACCTCGACCACTTATAAACTGGCGAAGATGAACTTAGCCATTCGTGGCTTATCGGGCAATTTGGGTGAGCGTGCAGCCGATACCTTTTTTGCTGACCAGCATAAAGACTTAAAAGCCGATTACATCATGGCTAACCCACCGTTTAACCTTAAAGGTTGGCGTAATGAAGCAGAGCTAACCGATGATGCGCGCTTTGCTGGCTATCGCACACCGCCAACAGGCAATGCCAACTACGGTTGGATTTTGCACATGCTGTCTAAGCTAAGTGAAACAGGTACGGCAGGCTTTGTATTGGCGAACGGATCTATGAGTTCAAATACGTCTGGTGAAGGTGAGATCCGCCAACAGCTAATCGAGAACGATCGCGTTGAATGTATGATCGCGTTGCCGGGGCAGCTGTTCTTTACTACGCAGATCCCTGTATGCATTTGGTTTATTACTAAAGACAAAACCGAGAACACCAGCAAAGGTTTCCGTAACCGCCAAAAAGAGACGTTATTTATTGATGCTCGTGAAATGGGCACCATGATTAGCCGCACCAACAAAGAGCTCACAAAAGACGACATCGCTCTGATTGCAGACACTTACCACGCCTGGCGCTGTGATGAAGCCGAACTAAAAGCGCGCATTGAGCGTGGTGACGGCAAAGTAGATAAGTACCAAGATAAAGCAGGCTTTAGCAAATCAGCGACGATTGAAGACATTAAAGCTAATGATTTTGTACTGACTCCGGGCCGCTATGTTGGCGCAGCTGACGTGGAAGATGATGGCATTCCGTTTGAAACCAAGATGAGTGAGCTTTCACAAACCCTGTACAGCCAAATGAATCAATCTCAAGAGTTGGATCAAGAGATTCGCCGTAGTTTGGAGGCGTTGGGCTATGGGGAGTGA